The Planctomycetota bacterium genome has a window encoding:
- a CDS encoding metallophosphoesterase, with protein sequence MRPALHLALMLVLPCTAGEAEGLRFAAYGDSCGNPEVHARLARAIATHKPAFVVHTGDFVPQGDKGARWREDFLDPARELLALCPYFAVDGDDDRAALTAYGEQFRLPPDRPWHAQRFGDVELFGLSASSPFDADSVQARWLGQALEASRARWKIVVTHFPLYSAGRHGGHDGLRRAIIALLFRHGVDLVLSGHDHGYERTHAIGPEPGRALAQIVSGGGGQPLGAATPQAWTARAASRHHFCLFEATPGQLRLTAIADNADVLDRAIFAKRDGGRDFGQFLPAADVELLGYIRRFEKLRFTFLPGREQRQRLAFALKNPHERELRGELAWEIANPCWKIEPMRQAILVPPGGEAAVSFEAAFTPGAASAPEPLPQALLTSGALRATAPGFYLHEDAPKKTR encoded by the coding sequence ATGAGGCCCGCCCTGCATCTGGCGCTCATGCTCGTCCTGCCGTGCACTGCGGGCGAAGCCGAAGGCCTGCGCTTCGCCGCCTACGGCGACTCGTGCGGCAACCCCGAGGTCCACGCCCGCCTCGCGCGCGCTATCGCGACGCACAAGCCAGCCTTCGTGGTGCACACGGGCGACTTTGTGCCGCAGGGCGACAAGGGGGCGCGCTGGCGCGAGGACTTCCTCGACCCGGCCCGCGAGCTATTGGCCCTGTGCCCGTACTTCGCGGTGGACGGCGATGACGACCGGGCCGCGCTCACGGCCTATGGCGAGCAGTTCCGCCTGCCTCCCGACCGCCCATGGCACGCGCAACGCTTCGGCGACGTCGAGCTGTTCGGCCTGAGCGCAAGCTCGCCGTTCGACGCCGACAGCGTGCAGGCCCGCTGGCTCGGCCAGGCGCTCGAAGCCAGCCGCGCCCGATGGAAGATCGTGGTGACGCACTTCCCGCTCTACAGCGCGGGACGCCACGGCGGCCACGACGGCCTGCGGCGCGCCATCATCGCCCTGCTGTTCCGGCACGGCGTGGACCTCGTGCTCTCGGGCCACGACCACGGCTACGAGCGCACCCACGCCATCGGCCCCGAGCCGGGGCGCGCCCTGGCGCAGATCGTCTCGGGCGGCGGCGGCCAGCCGCTCGGCGCGGCGACGCCCCAGGCCTGGACCGCCCGCGCCGCGAGCCGCCATCACTTCTGCCTGTTCGAGGCTACGCCGGGGCAACTCCGGCTCACCGCCATCGCCGACAACGCCGATGTGCTCGACCGCGCCATTTTCGCCAAGAGAGACGGCGGACGGGACTTCGGCCAGTTCCTCCCCGCCGCCGACGTGGAATTGCTGGGCTACATCCGCCGCTTCGAGAAGCTGCGTTTCACCTTCCTCCCGGGCCGCGAGCAGCGCCAGCGCCTGGCCTTCGCGCTGAAGAACCCCCACGAGCGCGAGCTTCGAGGCGAGCTGGCGTGGGAGATCGCCAACCCCTGCTGGAAGATCGAGCCCATGCGGCAGGCCATCCTCGTGCCCCCGGGCGGCGAGGCCGCGGTGAGCTTCGAGGCGGCCTTCACCCCGGGCGCGGCGTCGGCCCCCGAGCCGCTGCCCCAGGCGCTCCTCACCAGCGGCGCGTTGCGCGCCACGGCGCCAGGCTTCTACCTCCACGAGGATGCCCCGAAGAAGACCCGCTAG